TAGGTTTCAGTGTGAGCCGAAATATTCTGATTCACGCAATCAAAGGGAGAGTGAACAACTGTGTTTAAATTGTATGGTGGCAATATCAGTTACTCACCGACATCAACATACAAATCTTATCTAGAGCAGAAGTGTGGAGCGTTGATAAGAGTCGGTAACCGGCTAATCTCAACTCATACTGACATATGAGAACACCTAGAAAGGGCGATTCGGTTCCATTAAGCTGAAACACTCGCACGTTGCAGGCAGTCAGCCAAAGAGAGCACCATTACTTTAGTGACTTAAGTTTAGTCATAGCAATTTAGCCATGAGCAGCGACAACCATTATCAGTACGGTTAGTCATTTCATTAACTTTCCTGCTTCCTTGAATTGTCTTCCAACCACACAGGCGACGAATCTGGCGCATATACAGATGCGGAAGCGGACAAGAGCTTCGCCTTCGATGACCAGACCATCCGGAAGGGCTTTATCCGGAAGGTCTACTTGATATTGATGGTAAGTGCTGATACCTATACTAAAAAAGGAGATGTGAAACatctgcataaattaaaatgtccAAACCATAAACTTATTTGATTCACTACTTGCCTACTTTGCGTCGCTTTTTACTTATTGACTTTCTGCATCTAATCTGTGATATCGTTCTATTTTTAGTGCCAGTTGCTGATCACTTTCGGTTTTGTTAGTGTATTTACTTTCTCGAAAGCTTCGCAGGAATGGGTGCAAAAAAATCCGGCACTGTTTTGGATAGCATTGGTGAGTTTTTACAACTTTAATGTTATAAATTGATTAACATAAACTCCCAATTTTTAAAATCAGGCAGTTCTTATCGTGACCATGATATGCATGGCCTGCTGCGAAAGTGTACGCCGCAAGACGCCTCTCAACTTCATCTTCCTTTTCCTGTTCACCTGTGCAGAGTCGTTCCTTTTGGGAATGGTCGCCGGACAGTATGAGGCGGATGAGGTCCTGATGGCAGTGGGAATTACGGCTGCGGTGGCCCTGGGACTCACCCTGTTTGCCCTGCAGACCAAGTACGATTTTACGATGTGCGGAGGTGTGTTGGTGGCCTGCCTGGTGGTCTTCATCATCTTTGGCATCATCGCTATTTTCATTCCGGGCAAGGTGATCGGACTGGTTTATGCCTCCTTGGGAGCATTGCTCTTCTCCGTTTACTTGGTGTACGATACCCAGTTGATGCTGGGCGGTAATCATAAGTACTCCATCAGTCCCGAGGAATACATCTTCGCCGCTCTTAACCTCTACCTGGACATTATTAACATCTTCATGTACATACTGACCATTATCGGATTGTCTCGCAATTAGTCTGGTCATTATGATCCATAGCTTCTATTCCAGTTTTAGAAATGTAACTTAATTTTATGTGTCCAGTGCCACCTTAGCCGCGAAGAAATACAAGCCGACTAACTAATCCAACGTTGTCGAGTGCTCGCTTTGATTTGGGATTTTGGCTGGGATTGGGGCGCTCAACTAGTTCGAACCTTGTCCACACCGCGGTGTCCAATTAATTAATGCGCACGAGAGGCCGTAATGTAATTATGTCCAATCAGCCCCTGCAGCGCCACCAGTTCCTGGACTGGATTGAATGTGGACAAGGTGATCGGCGCGATCGTCAGTTGCGCGAGCGTCTGGCTAACGGGCGGACATGGATTTCGACGAGGTGCTGCGGGAGGTGGGCTCCTTTGGGCTCTACCAGAAGGTCATCATCTGCTCCGTTCTATTGCCCGCCGCGCTGCCCTGTGCCTTCCACGCCTATAGGTTGGTCATCCTCTTTTGGTTTTCTATAAgtggttttaataaataatattaacaaCAAGCAATTACATCAAGCAATTTTCGCCTCTTAAAGGTACTTCATCAGTAAATTTTCGTAGTTACCTAACATGATTATTTTCTAGCCAGTTGTTCATAGCGGCAACACCTCAGCACTTTTGTCGGGTTCCTGAGCTGGAGCCCTGGACACAGGACTACGTGCAGCTAGTTAAGAACCTGAGCATTCCGCGTAATCGCAATGGAGCTTATGCCGAGTGTTCCATGTACGCGAGAAATTACACCGATATAGTGCGCTATCTCGAGTATCGCCCGCCTCCGGATTTGATTCGACAACAGGCAGAGGATTTGCTCAAGTTGCAGCCGGATACGGCGCAGGTGGTGCCATGTCAACATGGCTGGCACTACGATAAATCCATATACTCTAGTACGGTGGTTCAAGAGGTAAAGAAATTgtacattatatattttatattaccCCGGAGCGCTGGTCATATTAGAATTATTGAATCTTATGTCTTCTAGTGGAATCTGGTGTGCGACCGCAGCTTCCTTGTTACTTTGGCGCTTGTGATCTTCGGTGTTGGCGGTCTGCTGGGTAACTATGTATTTGGATATTTAGTGGATCTGTGGGGCAGGCGGCCTTCCTTCTACGCCTATCTGCTGCTTGAGATCACTGCCTGTGCGGCCAGTGCCTTTGCCTGGAACTATTACACTTGGTTGGGACTGCGCTTTGTGGTGGGACTGACGGTGCCAGCTATTCTGGCGAGTCCCTATGTGCTGGCCATTGAGCTGGTTGGACCGGAGAGGAGAGTTTTTTGCACCATCGTCTCGAATATCGCCTACTCCTTGGGCTTGGTGGTATTAGCAGGAGTTATCTACATCGTCCGGGACTGGCGGGAACTCAGTTTGGCAGTGTCCATGCCCTTGCTGATGCTTTTCTCTTGCTTCTTCGTGCTCCCGGAATCACCACGCTGGTTAATGGCCGTGGGAAAAACCAGGAGGGCCATTAAAATCCTCAAAGTAATAGCGAGAGTGAATGGCGTGCGCGTAAACAGGGATTTTGTCGAAAGGTTGCAGCGAAAACT
This sequence is a window from Drosophila teissieri strain GT53w chromosome 2R, Prin_Dtei_1.1, whole genome shotgun sequence. Protein-coding genes within it:
- the LOC122613045 gene encoding protein lifeguard 1 isoform X2, whose amino-acid sequence is MSSDNHYQYDAEADKSFAFDDQTIRKGFIRKVYLILMCQLLITFGFVSVFTFSKASQEWVQKNPALFWIALAVLIVTMICMACCESVRRKTPLNFIFLFLFTCAESFLLGMVAGQYEADEVLMAVGITAAVALGLTLFALQTKYDFTMCGGVLVACLVVFIIFGIIAIFIPGKVIGLVYASLGALLFSVYLVYDTQLMLGGNHKYSISPEEYIFAALNLYLDIINIFMYILTIIGLSRN
- the LOC122613045 gene encoding protein lifeguard 1 isoform X1; translated protein: MYHYQQGDESGAYTDAEADKSFAFDDQTIRKGFIRKVYLILMCQLLITFGFVSVFTFSKASQEWVQKNPALFWIALAVLIVTMICMACCESVRRKTPLNFIFLFLFTCAESFLLGMVAGQYEADEVLMAVGITAAVALGLTLFALQTKYDFTMCGGVLVACLVVFIIFGIIAIFIPGKVIGLVYASLGALLFSVYLVYDTQLMLGGNHKYSISPEEYIFAALNLYLDIINIFMYILTIIGLSRN
- the LOC122613043 gene encoding beta-alanine transporter gives rise to the protein MDFDEVLREVGSFGLYQKVIICSVLLPAALPCAFHAYSQLFIAATPQHFCRVPELEPWTQDYVQLVKNLSIPRNRNGAYAECSMYARNYTDIVRYLEYRPPPDLIRQQAEDLLKLQPDTAQVVPCQHGWHYDKSIYSSTVVQEWNLVCDRSFLVTLALVIFGVGGLLGNYVFGYLVDLWGRRPSFYAYLLLEITACAASAFAWNYYTWLGLRFVVGLTVPAILASPYVLAIELVGPERRVFCTIVSNIAYSLGLVVLAGVIYIVRDWRELSLAVSMPLLMLFSCFFVLPESPRWLMAVGKTRRAIKILKVIARVNGVRVNRDFVERLQRKLVSTKAAETNSSMTTHYGILDLFRGPNMRRKTLIITLIWFANTSVYVGLSYYAPALGGDEIWNFFLAGAVELPTYLLLWPGLSYFGRRWILFISMLVGGVACVATFLYPDITLLLYCVGKMGISSSFVVLPLLASELYPTVVRGLGMSFSSVIAMVGPIVIPMINHMGQQMLVLPLIVMGALLILGGFASLLLPETRNRNLPQTLEEGEAVPLSFLLCCCVESERKPNNIRVSPQKRIVPEGGTPVFHRVDTPVSGRVPCKVVCSICKKEMRTL